AGGTTATGCGCGAAAAGGCTACGCCAATTCGAATTCAAAATAGCGCTGTCAGTATTGATAGGGATGAAATCAATGTGGACAGGGAAACCATTGTAGATACCTGTGGCACGGGTGGCGACGGGACCAATACCTTTAATGTCTCAACCACTACTGCTTTTGTTGCTGCCGGCGGCGGGCTCAAGGTGGCCAAGCACGGCAATCGGAGTGTGTCCAGTCAGTGCGGTAGCGCCGATGTCCTAGAGGCCTTGGGCGTAAACCTGAATGTTAGCCCTGAGGCCGTCGAGGAGTGTATCAGGAGTATCGGCATTGGATTTCTATTTGCACCCAAGCTCCACGGGGCCATGAAGTATGCTATTGGACCAAGGCGCGAAGTCGGTATCCGGTCCATATTTAATGTCCTTGGTCCCTTGACCAATCCGGCCAAAGCAAACGTGCAGGTTCTTGGTGTATACGAGTCAGGGCTTACTTCTGTAATGGCAGAAGTGTTGCAGCGTCTGGGGAGCACAAGCGCCCTCGTGGTTTTCGGAGAAGGAAGTTATGATGAAATCAGCATTGCAGGCCCTACGCAAGTGAGCGAATTGCGAGATGGCGCTATAAGCAACTATAGCATAGAACCC
The window above is part of the Deltaproteobacteria bacterium genome. Proteins encoded here:
- the trpD gene encoding anthranilate phosphoribosyltransferase; amino-acid sequence: MIKEMIQEVVKGKDLLEEEMISVMEEIMEGKATDAQIGAFITALRMKGETITEITGAAKVMREKATPIRIQNSAVSIDRDEINVDRETIVDTCGTGGDGTNTFNVSTTTAFVAAGGGLKVAKHGNRSVSSQCGSADVLEALGVNLNVSPEAVEECIRSIGIGFLFAPKLHGAMKYAIGPRREVGIRSIFNVLGPLTNPAKANVQVLGVYESGLTSVMAEVLQRLGSTSALVVFGEGSYDEISIAGPTQVSELRDGAISNYSIEPEDFGMTRADISDIRGGDAEQNAAIVREILAGQPGPKRDIVLLNAGATFYAARKAQDIHEGINMAAESIDSGMAAQKLEQLIEKTNQVST